In Oscillatoria acuminata PCC 6304, a single window of DNA contains:
- a CDS encoding HAD-IA family hydrolase, which yields MTVKIILFDFDGTIADTLDSIVKITNRLAGEFGYKKTTQEDVEYMRNMNSMQIIKTSGIPIFKLPFLLQMVKLELNHEIQNLKPISGMFEALQVLSNKDYKLGIVTSNSLENVKGFLERNEMSKFFSFIHAGSTLFGKNKVIKSFLKKEGISPEKVIYVGDETRDIEAARKAKIQVIAVSWGFNSKAVLSKHNPDLAIDHPQDLIDAVAQLQ from the coding sequence ATGACGGTAAAAATAATTTTGTTTGATTTTGATGGGACCATTGCGGACACCCTAGATTCTATTGTAAAAATTACCAATCGGTTGGCTGGAGAGTTTGGGTATAAAAAAACCACTCAAGAAGATGTGGAATACATGAGAAACATGAATTCAATGCAAATCATTAAAACTTCAGGAATCCCTATTTTTAAACTTCCTTTTTTACTGCAAATGGTCAAGCTAGAATTAAATCATGAAATTCAAAATTTAAAACCTATTTCTGGGATGTTTGAAGCCCTACAAGTTTTAAGTAATAAAGACTATAAACTCGGAATTGTAACTTCTAACTCCCTGGAAAATGTCAAAGGATTTTTAGAAAGAAATGAAATGAGTAAATTTTTTAGTTTTATTCATGCCGGTTCTACCTTGTTTGGGAAAAATAAAGTCATTAAAAGTTTTTTGAAAAAAGAAGGAATTTCCCCAGAAAAAGTGATTTATGTGGGAGATGAGACCCGAGATATAGAAGCGGCTAGAAAAGCTAAAATTCAAGTAATCGCCGTAAGTTGGGGATTTAACTCTAAAGCCGTTTTATCGAAACACAACCCTGATTTAGCCATTGATCACCCCCAAGACTTGATTGATGCAGTCGCCCAGTTACAGTAA
- a CDS encoding DUF3370 domain-containing protein: MQTSVSRLSAIGFCGLLVLFTGGCVTKVDPNQPGIDAGIPDGKPPNSAQAASPQEIVQSNVVRSLPGGLDQVPMFNSNSPEWVKVEGILLSTFPPEGKQVPAAHLNFAFNEQFELFAHHFTHTPPNLQTLYIGILVNNPGPEPVTVTVPEGASYLLEPDAPFKEKPAMSENPNGEIYSGPGIRAVDNVLRGIRQADLPETLVIPPGENRMLMNHPIPVKGLEKPINGRSTFLRLQSDGPVYLASLALYAKTDANGTERAPNLEEWQQLLTTGNLALPRDKTPSPPEQVSGQLIYSRVAGVQEGSKWQANLVDQGSEYLALPEPAKAVSYVISTLRAGTLGTGQSQAAKLLVRYPDTAYESHANYGVHYDLTLPLRNESDRPQQVAVTLETPMKEERLSKGGLIFRQPPWDYPFFRSTVRLRYTDDNGENITRYLHLWHRRGQLLDPLVTLNLAPNEVRSVQVDFLYPPDSVPPQVLTVKTLE, translated from the coding sequence ATGCAGACTTCGGTCAGTCGGTTGAGTGCTATAGGTTTTTGTGGGCTGTTAGTGCTATTTACAGGCGGCTGTGTTACGAAGGTTGACCCCAACCAACCGGGAATTGATGCGGGAATTCCCGATGGAAAACCGCCCAACTCCGCACAAGCGGCATCCCCTCAAGAAATTGTGCAATCCAACGTGGTGCGATCGCTTCCCGGTGGATTAGATCAAGTCCCCATGTTTAATAGTAACAGCCCCGAATGGGTCAAAGTTGAAGGCATTTTACTCTCCACCTTTCCCCCAGAAGGCAAACAAGTCCCCGCCGCTCATCTCAACTTTGCGTTTAACGAGCAATTTGAGCTATTTGCTCACCATTTTACCCATACTCCCCCCAATTTACAAACCCTTTATATCGGGATTCTAGTCAACAATCCCGGCCCAGAACCTGTTACGGTAACTGTCCCTGAAGGCGCGAGTTATTTACTAGAACCCGATGCTCCCTTTAAAGAAAAACCCGCTATGAGTGAAAATCCCAATGGGGAGATTTATTCAGGGCCTGGAATTCGCGCCGTTGATAATGTATTGCGAGGAATCAGACAAGCAGATTTACCGGAAACCTTAGTCATTCCTCCTGGAGAAAATCGGATGTTAATGAATCATCCGATTCCAGTTAAAGGCTTAGAAAAACCGATTAATGGTCGTTCTACCTTTTTGCGATTACAGAGTGATGGTCCGGTATATTTAGCGTCCTTAGCTCTTTATGCTAAAACCGATGCCAATGGCACCGAACGCGCTCCCAATTTGGAAGAATGGCAGCAACTTTTAACGACTGGGAATTTAGCTTTACCCCGAGATAAAACCCCCAGTCCACCGGAACAAGTCAGCGGTCAACTGATTTATAGTCGGGTCGCCGGAGTTCAAGAAGGGTCAAAATGGCAGGCGAACTTAGTGGATCAAGGGAGTGAGTATTTAGCGCTTCCAGAACCAGCAAAAGCGGTGTCTTATGTGATTAGTACCTTACGCGCCGGGACATTAGGAACAGGTCAAAGTCAAGCGGCCAAGCTGTTAGTTCGATATCCAGATACGGCCTATGAATCCCATGCGAACTATGGCGTACATTATGATTTAACTTTACCGCTGCGAAACGAGAGCGATCGCCCGCAACAGGTGGCAGTTACTCTGGAAACTCCGATGAAAGAGGAACGATTATCCAAAGGCGGATTAATCTTTCGTCAACCCCCGTGGGATTATCCCTTTTTCCGCTCAACGGTCCGCTTACGTTACACCGATGACAACGGAGAAAACATCACCCGTTACCTGCATTTATGGCATCGTCGGGGACAGCTTCTCGATCCATTAGTAACCTTAAATTTAGCCCCGAATGAGGTGCGATCGGTCCAGGTAGATTTTCTCTATCCTCCGGATTCAGTCCCGCCTCAAGTCTTGACGGTCAAAACATTAGAATAA
- a CDS encoding glycoside hydrolase family 10 protein encodes MKLMRLVFRIFQPRQPMRRSGATGNLATDLWSLYRRIVRTFFTGNPLKIQFAVWGCLLLLLLNVPPGTAQYPRPVMPPAVAPPTAVPAPINNPGVERNSPEMTQLQFPLQGDDRVQKLVSVGHQHEFRGVWVASVANIDWPSARNLTVDQQKAELVEILDQMQSLNLNALVLQIRPNGDAFYASQMEPWSGWLTGTQGQAPQPFYDPLEFAIAESHKRNIELHAWFNPYRAKMPGEKYALSSNHMASMFPQYAYQYGDLLWMDPGAKEVQDRAYNVIMDVVRRYDVDGIHIDDYFYPYPQEGVRFPDTATYAAYQNSGGTLGLADWRRKNVNDAIERIWNGIKTEKPYVKFGISPFGIYRPGKAEGIVGFDQFDGLYADVKKWLDEGWLDYLAPQLYWRIDPPQQSYPVLLDWWSQNNPLRRHIYAGNYLSKLDGSGWPISEFERQVEISRQEVDKLSLGNIFFSMKVFKENWLGINERFRAAVYPSQALPPTMPWLDAVPPAVPTGVRAGDNAIAWNSGNNDIRYWTVYRRNGNQWQLVKVLNAGANSITGLQPGSYAVCSVDRMANESPGVVVSL; translated from the coding sequence ATGAAATTGATGCGCTTAGTATTCCGAATTTTCCAGCCAAGACAACCGATGCGCCGAAGCGGTGCCACAGGCAATCTAGCAACAGACCTGTGGTCCCTATATCGGCGGATCGTGCGGACTTTTTTCACGGGAAATCCACTCAAAATCCAGTTTGCAGTCTGGGGTTGTTTACTCTTGTTATTGCTCAACGTTCCACCGGGGACCGCGCAGTATCCGCGCCCGGTGATGCCGCCTGCGGTTGCCCCCCCCACGGCAGTCCCTGCACCAATCAACAACCCTGGCGTTGAGCGAAACTCCCCTGAAATGACCCAACTGCAATTTCCACTGCAAGGCGATGATCGAGTTCAAAAACTCGTCAGCGTCGGCCATCAGCACGAATTTCGCGGGGTCTGGGTGGCATCGGTGGCTAACATTGACTGGCCCTCTGCCCGCAATCTGACCGTAGATCAGCAAAAAGCGGAACTGGTGGAAATCCTGGACCAGATGCAATCTTTAAATTTGAATGCCCTGGTCCTGCAAATTCGCCCGAATGGAGACGCCTTTTATGCGTCGCAAATGGAGCCTTGGAGTGGATGGCTGACGGGAACTCAAGGACAAGCGCCCCAACCTTTTTATGACCCCTTGGAGTTTGCGATCGCCGAAAGTCACAAACGCAATATCGAGCTTCATGCTTGGTTTAACCCCTACCGCGCTAAAATGCCGGGAGAAAAATATGCCCTGAGTTCCAACCACATGGCTTCCATGTTTCCCCAATATGCCTATCAATATGGGGATTTACTCTGGATGGACCCCGGGGCTAAAGAAGTCCAAGACCGGGCTTATAACGTGATTATGGATGTAGTCCGTCGCTATGATGTCGATGGCATTCATATTGATGACTATTTCTACCCCTATCCCCAAGAAGGGGTACGCTTCCCCGACACTGCGACGTATGCCGCCTATCAAAACAGTGGCGGAACCCTGGGACTCGCCGATTGGCGTAGAAAAAACGTCAATGATGCGATCGAACGGATTTGGAACGGCATCAAAACCGAAAAACCCTACGTTAAATTTGGGATTAGCCCCTTTGGAATTTATCGTCCTGGAAAAGCGGAGGGAATTGTCGGATTTGACCAATTTGATGGACTCTATGCCGACGTTAAAAAATGGTTAGATGAAGGGTGGCTCGATTATTTGGCCCCTCAACTCTATTGGCGGATTGACCCACCCCAACAAAGCTATCCGGTGTTATTAGACTGGTGGAGTCAAAATAATCCCCTGCGGCGTCATATTTATGCCGGAAATTATCTGAGCAAACTCGATGGCAGTGGTTGGCCGATTTCTGAGTTTGAAAGACAGGTGGAAATTTCTCGCCAAGAGGTGGATAAACTGTCCCTGGGCAATATTTTCTTTAGCATGAAAGTGTTTAAGGAAAATTGGCTAGGAATCAATGAGCGTTTTAGAGCAGCAGTCTATCCCTCTCAGGCGCTGCCTCCTACCATGCCTTGGTTAGATGCAGTTCCTCCAGCAGTCCCAACAGGTGTGCGTGCTGGTGATAATGCGATCGCCTGGAATTCGGGTAATAATGACATTCGCTACTGGACCGTTTATCGTCGCAACGGCAATCAATGGCAACTGGTCAAAGTTCTGAATGCCGGTGCCAATTCCATCACCGGATTGCAACCGGGAAGTTATGCGGTTTGTAGTGTAGACCGCATGGCCAATGAAAGCCCCGGCGTTGTCGTTTCTTTGTAA
- the secG gene encoding preprotein translocase subunit SecG, translating to MNISTLVQLIWLFSAISLIILVLLHSPKGDGIGGIGGQAQLFTSAKSAETTLNRITWALTIIFMGLTVILSAGWLPS from the coding sequence ATGAATATCTCAACCCTCGTCCAACTCATTTGGCTATTTTCGGCCATCAGTTTAATTATTTTAGTCCTCCTCCATAGCCCGAAAGGAGATGGAATTGGTGGGATTGGAGGACAAGCCCAACTGTTTACCAGTGCTAAAAGTGCAGAAACCACTCTCAATCGCATCACTTGGGCATTGACAATTATTTTTATGGGCCTAACGGTCATTTTAAGTGCCGGATGGCTTCCTTCTTAA
- a CDS encoding sigma 54-interacting transcriptional regulator, protein MAEINPVTWLQERTALSRLSEPVLTAIAEVIQEQILPANEAIAEQGKTPTGFYILLQGQLQTSQKNPPPSRDELSPGCTINLRELLLDQPPEQTISTVTESKLWFVPGDRVQELVQQYPEITQTLTRQLAQELAQVSSALTYEQQRQEDLRPYLVTKAKRGIVGRSRYAKRLRQQIREAGSDRRSVYIFGEPGLEKDNIAALIHYGSPHRREPIVKIDCGILQKGGAELFGRAGGKPGLLEWLGEGTLVLNNIDELPEELVEAIATLLKTSTYTPVTREGETPASPKTTSAKILAISEKHLPAIAPHLDQTLKVPPLRVRKADIGAQVDYYISLYCRAKGLSKPQLTPEALRRLQSYDFPGNIRELQNLVERAIVQSDCARELTEEIFWAAQGKKKRFRFNLLNAYPKLRHFLRSPWWPDRINYGFTVVAFALVVAILFLGPQTRDRNFALNFFWAWWWPLILFAFPFVGRLWCAVCPFMIYGEITQKISEKLLKHNLKPWPRQQAEKWGGWFLFGLFTLIFLWEELWKLENTAYLSAWLLLLITAGAMICSAIFERRFWCRYLCPIGGMNGLFAKLSMTELRAQQGTCSAECTTYQCYKGGPQKGEGMETNGCPLYSHPAQLEDNRDCVLCMTCLKACPHRSVEFNLRPPGIDLWTTHQPRSYEVALLLLLLGGIFLHRLPEINAVLGLGIDLSQFWPHLGFSLAALGVPAAVVLVAGAVIAQLNRTFKSKPFVQLAYGYLPLVLGGSLAHYLRLGLGEAGRILPVTFATFGLSGEGLPVWIAHPAVIAFLQGTSLIAGVGFSILLTQKIGRESLRSLLPQHLATLGLALGMWVIIVG, encoded by the coding sequence ATGGCAGAAATCAATCCAGTGACTTGGTTGCAGGAACGAACAGCATTGAGTCGTTTATCGGAACCCGTATTAACCGCGATCGCCGAAGTTATCCAAGAACAAATCTTACCGGCAAATGAGGCGATCGCCGAACAGGGAAAAACCCCCACCGGATTCTACATCCTCCTTCAAGGACAGTTACAAACTTCCCAGAAAAATCCCCCCCCGTCCCGAGATGAATTGAGTCCCGGTTGCACGATTAACCTCCGCGAATTACTCTTAGACCAACCACCAGAACAGACCATTTCTACCGTCACCGAATCTAAACTCTGGTTTGTCCCAGGGGACCGAGTTCAGGAATTAGTCCAGCAATACCCAGAAATCACCCAAACTCTGACCCGACAACTCGCCCAAGAACTTGCCCAGGTGTCGAGTGCTTTAACTTACGAACAACAGAGACAAGAGGATTTACGCCCCTATTTAGTCACTAAAGCAAAACGGGGAATTGTCGGGAGAAGTCGCTATGCCAAACGTCTCAGACAGCAGATTAGAGAGGCGGGTTCTGATCGCCGATCGGTCTATATTTTCGGGGAACCGGGATTAGAAAAAGATAATATTGCCGCCCTGATTCACTATGGTTCCCCCCACCGTCGGGAACCGATTGTCAAAATCGACTGTGGGATTCTCCAAAAAGGAGGGGCAGAACTGTTTGGACGGGCGGGGGGTAAACCGGGACTGCTGGAATGGTTGGGAGAAGGAACCCTGGTTTTAAACAATATTGACGAATTGCCGGAGGAACTGGTTGAGGCGATCGCCACCCTGTTAAAAACCTCAACTTATACCCCCGTCACCCGAGAAGGAGAGACTCCCGCCTCCCCTAAAACCACCTCCGCCAAAATTCTAGCCATCTCAGAAAAACATCTTCCGGCGATCGCCCCGCATCTGGACCAAACCCTCAAAGTGCCTCCCCTGCGCGTCCGAAAAGCCGACATTGGCGCTCAAGTTGATTATTATATTAGCTTGTACTGTCGCGCCAAAGGTCTGAGCAAACCGCAACTCACCCCAGAAGCACTCCGTCGCCTGCAATCTTATGATTTTCCGGGCAATATTCGGGAATTGCAAAACTTAGTAGAACGGGCGATCGTTCAGTCAGATTGCGCCCGAGAATTAACGGAAGAAATTTTCTGGGCCGCCCAAGGGAAGAAAAAGCGATTTCGGTTCAATTTACTCAATGCTTATCCTAAATTGCGCCATTTTCTTCGCAGTCCTTGGTGGCCCGATCGCATTAATTATGGCTTTACCGTCGTTGCCTTTGCCCTGGTCGTCGCTATCTTATTTCTCGGTCCGCAAACCCGCGATCGCAACTTTGCCCTCAACTTCTTTTGGGCCTGGTGGTGGCCGTTAATCCTATTCGCCTTTCCCTTTGTCGGTCGCCTGTGGTGTGCAGTGTGTCCTTTTATGATTTATGGAGAAATCACCCAAAAAATCTCCGAAAAATTATTAAAACACAACCTCAAACCCTGGCCCCGACAGCAAGCGGAAAAATGGGGCGGCTGGTTTCTGTTTGGCTTATTTACCTTAATTTTCCTCTGGGAAGAACTCTGGAAATTAGAGAACACCGCCTATCTTTCTGCCTGGTTACTCCTGTTAATTACCGCCGGGGCGATGATTTGTTCAGCCATCTTTGAACGGCGGTTTTGGTGTCGCTACCTCTGTCCCATTGGTGGCATGAATGGACTATTTGCCAAACTCTCCATGACCGAATTAAGAGCACAACAGGGAACCTGTTCCGCCGAATGCACCACCTATCAATGTTATAAAGGCGGTCCGCAAAAAGGGGAAGGAATGGAAACCAATGGCTGTCCTCTCTATTCTCATCCTGCCCAGTTAGAAGATAACCGGGATTGTGTCTTATGCATGACCTGTTTAAAAGCCTGTCCCCATCGGTCTGTTGAATTCAACTTACGACCGCCGGGAATTGATTTGTGGACCACTCATCAGCCCCGTAGCTATGAAGTTGCCTTGTTGCTGTTACTTTTAGGGGGAATCTTTCTGCATCGGTTGCCCGAAATTAATGCAGTCTTAGGATTAGGGATTGATTTAAGCCAATTTTGGCCCCATTTGGGATTCTCCCTAGCTGCATTAGGGGTTCCTGCGGCAGTTGTGTTAGTCGCGGGGGCAGTCATTGCCCAACTGAACCGCACCTTCAAATCTAAACCCTTTGTCCAATTAGCCTATGGATATTTACCCTTAGTTTTAGGGGGAAGTTTAGCCCATTATTTGCGCTTGGGATTAGGAGAAGCAGGAAGGATTTTACCCGTTACCTTTGCCACCTTTGGGTTGAGTGGGGAAGGGTTGCCGGTGTGGATTGCCCATCCCGCAGTGATTGCCTTTTTGCAGGGAACCTCTCTAATTGCTGGGGTGGGGTTCAGCATTCTGTTAACCCAAAAAATTGGCCGTGAGTCCCTGCGATCGCTGCTTCCCCAACATTTAGCCACCCTAGGATTAGCTTTGGGGATGTGGGTTATTATCGTTGGGTAA
- a CDS encoding MATE family efflux transporter: MKFFKPSLADAQTLTESIAIGRAVLKLATPAIAQLLLQALVFLADRAMLGHYSSIALASMRISGPLHWCLYSTLSAFSVGTIALVGRAVGAQDKSLSNATLRASLLLALGTGLAIALGSILGLNPLLAYLPFGTPQVQQAAFDYLQVIFLGMPLQLLSIVAAAALQASGNTQIPFLVGLVANGVNILLNYCLIFGNWGAPQLGIAGAAIASVTAMVINTVILGIILYRGTQRLTLRDRGGELPALRRLFRVSVPTFNERLFRSLGYLGFSAAIATLGTEAMAAYEITLGIEEICYYIAEGFGIATAAIVAQQLGANRPDQATTSSIIATGLAICCLSLGSLLFLGIPEVLLGIFSKDAEIIAAAVPCLYIAAVAQPFMAMSMAIEQALRGAGNTKTAFYVSAIGWFGVRLLATYLFAFVLNWGLVGVWIASTCDWMIRAMILAVVFWRGNWREVTV, from the coding sequence ATGAAATTCTTCAAACCGAGTCTAGCCGATGCTCAGACCCTAACAGAATCGATCGCCATTGGACGTGCGGTGCTCAAATTAGCCACCCCAGCGATCGCCCAACTGCTTCTCCAAGCCTTGGTTTTTCTCGCCGATCGCGCCATGTTGGGTCACTACAGCAGCATCGCCTTAGCCTCCATGCGAATTAGTGGACCTCTACATTGGTGTCTCTATAGCACCCTTTCCGCCTTTTCCGTAGGCACGATCGCCCTCGTCGGACGCGCCGTGGGTGCCCAAGACAAATCCCTTAGTAACGCCACCCTTCGCGCTAGTCTGCTGCTGGCATTAGGGACGGGACTGGCGATCGCCCTCGGTAGCATCCTCGGTTTAAATCCCCTCCTAGCATATCTTCCCTTCGGAACCCCCCAAGTCCAACAAGCTGCCTTCGATTACCTCCAGGTTATCTTCCTGGGAATGCCTCTGCAATTGCTCTCCATTGTTGCTGCTGCCGCATTGCAAGCATCGGGGAATACTCAAATCCCCTTTCTCGTGGGACTGGTTGCCAATGGGGTCAATATTCTCCTCAACTACTGCCTAATTTTCGGCAATTGGGGTGCGCCTCAGTTGGGAATAGCCGGTGCAGCGATCGCCAGTGTGACGGCAATGGTAATTAACACGGTGATTTTAGGGATAATTTTGTATCGGGGGACTCAGCGGTTAACCTTACGCGATCGCGGAGGGGAACTGCCAGCCTTGCGGCGATTATTCCGTGTCTCAGTGCCCACTTTCAACGAACGCCTGTTTCGGAGTTTAGGGTATTTGGGGTTTAGTGCAGCGATCGCCACCTTGGGAACTGAGGCAATGGCAGCTTATGAGATTACCTTGGGAATTGAGGAAATCTGCTACTACATTGCCGAAGGATTTGGCATTGCCACAGCGGCGATCGTTGCCCAACAATTAGGGGCAAATCGACCGGATCAAGCCACCACCAGCAGCATCATTGCCACCGGATTAGCGATTTGCTGTTTGAGTCTGGGTAGCCTGTTATTTTTGGGAATTCCCGAGGTATTGTTGGGGATTTTTTCCAAAGATGCGGAGATTATTGCGGCTGCGGTGCCTTGTTTATATATAGCCGCAGTGGCGCAACCGTTTATGGCGATGAGTATGGCGATCGAGCAAGCACTCCGAGGGGCTGGAAATACGAAAACGGCTTTTTATGTCTCGGCGATCGGGTGGTTTGGGGTGCGATTGTTGGCGACTTATCTCTTTGCGTTTGTGTTGAATTGGGGGTTAGTAGGCGTCTGGATTGCTTCCACCTGTGATTGGATGATCCGGGCGATGATCCTGGCAGTCGTGTTTTGGCGCGGCAACTGGCGTGAGGTGACAGTCTAG
- a CDS encoding NlpC/P60 family protein, with protein sequence MVLKSINRRQLFTLWYVLLSLFIVLLVQPISYGIMRLTTLLLGLLLWGGGVFLYWHKKPIRYISLSWAIALSLFLILPGHPGDKKMLQAAYIRELQSYDGTSYVWGGENHLGIDCSGLVRQGLIQANWKLGLKTLNPALVRKGIEMWWYDAGADALRDEYRNFTKRGQQAASINDLNPNTIQPGDLAVTVDGEHILAYLGNSIWIEADPGYLKVIQVTVPEPDNLWFKVPIYVLRWQQLSSPVKAAPSSPQLANLNETKQEQAEEMKAL encoded by the coding sequence ATGGTTTTAAAATCGATTAACCGACGCCAGCTATTTACCCTCTGGTATGTTTTACTTTCGTTATTCATTGTTCTGCTAGTTCAGCCGATTAGTTACGGCATCATGCGATTAACAACCCTTCTCCTCGGGCTATTACTGTGGGGCGGGGGCGTATTTTTATATTGGCATAAAAAACCCATTCGCTACATCAGCTTATCCTGGGCGATCGCCTTGAGTCTTTTCCTCATCTTACCCGGACATCCGGGGGATAAAAAGATGTTACAAGCCGCTTACATCCGGGAACTCCAAAGCTATGACGGCACCTCCTATGTTTGGGGCGGCGAAAACCATCTAGGGATTGACTGTTCCGGATTAGTCCGACAAGGCTTAATTCAAGCCAACTGGAAACTGGGCCTAAAAACCCTCAATCCTGCATTGGTTAGAAAGGGAATAGAAATGTGGTGGTATGATGCTGGGGCCGATGCCTTACGGGATGAATATCGCAATTTTACCAAACGAGGACAACAAGCCGCCAGTATTAACGACTTAAACCCTAACACCATCCAACCGGGAGATCTGGCTGTCACCGTAGATGGGGAACATATTTTAGCGTATCTGGGAAATTCCATCTGGATTGAAGCCGACCCGGGCTATCTCAAAGTGATTCAAGTCACCGTTCCCGAACCAGACAATCTGTGGTTTAAGGTTCCCATCTATGTATTGCGCTGGCAACAACTCTCTTCCCCGGTTAAAGCCGCTCCCTCTTCTCCTCAACTTGCCAATTTGAATGAAACAAAGCAGGAGCAAGCAGAGGAAATGAAAGCTCTATAG
- a CDS encoding Uma2 family endonuclease: protein MVQKFYSLTDEELMQVSSQNPELRFERNADGTLETMPPTGGISSNRELKAGAYLLYWVEQHDLGEVFSSSCGFKLANGAVRSPDAAFVAKGRLPQGWDQGTDEFLNLPPDFVIEIRSKTDGLEKLQDKMQEYIENGVQLGWLIDRQNQQGFVYRADGSINQYPATATLNGENVVPGFTLALKSLL from the coding sequence ATGGTCCAAAAATTTTATAGCTTAACCGATGAAGAACTGATGCAAGTCAGTTCACAAAACCCGGAATTGAGATTTGAGCGGAATGCCGATGGAACATTAGAGACTATGCCACCCACTGGAGGAATTTCTAGTAATCGAGAACTGAAAGCAGGTGCCTATCTCTTGTATTGGGTAGAACAGCACGATTTGGGAGAGGTCTTTAGTTCAAGTTGTGGGTTTAAATTAGCTAATGGTGCAGTGCGATCGCCTGATGCTGCCTTTGTGGCAAAAGGCCGTTTACCCCAAGGATGGGATCAGGGAACCGATGAATTTTTAAATCTTCCTCCCGATTTTGTCATAGAAATTCGCTCCAAAACGGATGGATTAGAAAAACTCCAGGATAAAATGCAAGAATATATTGAAAATGGAGTGCAGTTGGGATGGTTAATCGATCGCCAAAATCAGCAGGGATTTGTTTATCGAGCTGATGGTTCCATCAACCAGTATCCCGCAACCGCAACCTTAAATGGTGAAAATGTTGTCCCTGGATTTACCTTAGCACTCAAATCCCTGCTTTAA
- a CDS encoding tetratricopeptide repeat protein, whose amino-acid sequence MDRSSIEPLLEDLKNPTERVRDRATQELWRIWFHQKGLYGLDFLQRAQVLLDRGNLKEAEAVLTELIEDQPDFAEAWNRRAVLYYSMGDYYKAIEDCRVAIELNPVHFGALHGLGLCYATLGKYREAIQAFQQALAIQPFALINQRLILECTARLS is encoded by the coding sequence ATGGATAGATCCTCAATAGAACCGTTACTGGAAGACCTGAAAAATCCAACGGAGAGAGTGCGCGATCGCGCCACTCAAGAGCTTTGGCGAATCTGGTTCCACCAAAAAGGCCTCTATGGGTTGGACTTTCTCCAGCGAGCTCAAGTGCTGCTCGATCGCGGCAATTTGAAAGAGGCAGAGGCGGTCCTGACAGAACTGATTGAAGATCAGCCGGATTTTGCCGAAGCATGGAATCGACGGGCGGTTTTGTATTACAGTATGGGCGACTATTACAAAGCCATAGAGGATTGCCGCGTGGCGATCGAACTCAATCCGGTTCATTTTGGAGCGCTACATGGACTGGGATTGTGTTATGCCACCCTAGGAAAGTACCGAGAAGCAATTCAGGCATTCCAACAAGCCCTCGCTATTCAGCCTTTTGCCCTGATTAATCAACGCTTAATCTTAGAATGCACGGCCCGATTGAGCTAG